AACTTTGGTAAGTGAACAATATTTACTAGATTTAGAAAGAGAAGCATTTTTATCTCTTGCAGGAGAGAAAAAAACGCTTGAAAGAATTCAATCTATAATAACTGGAGGAAAAGTTTTAAGAAATTAGTTGAAAGTACGAGGTATTAGGTACAAAGTACAAAGCAAAAATGAATAGGCACAAAGAGTTAAAAGTTTGGCAGGAATCAATTGAGTTTGTTTCTGCTGTTTATTCTTTTACAAAAGCTTTTCCGAAGGAAGAATTATATGGAATAACAAGCCAGCTAAACAGAGCGAGTGTTTCCATTACTGCGAACATTGTTGAAGGAGCGGGAAGAAATTCAAATAAAGAGTTTGTTCAATTTCTTGGTATTTCAATGGGTTCATGTGCTGAAGTGGAAACCCTTTTAATCATTTCCGAGAAGCAAGGTTTTATTTCTAAAGAGAATTTCGAAGAAATTGTGAAAAAACTAAA
This window of the Bacteroidota bacterium genome carries:
- a CDS encoding four helix bundle protein, which codes for MNRHKELKVWQESIEFVSAVYSFTKAFPKEELYGITSQLNRASVSITANIVEGAGRNSNKEFVQFLGISMGSCAEVETLLIISEKQGFISKENFEEIVKKLNQIQNMLFRLQEAIKEKYKQSA